In Caldilineales bacterium, the following proteins share a genomic window:
- the dnaK gene encoding molecular chaperone DnaK, which yields MTTTIGIDLGTTNSVVAVFEGGEPVVITSSEGSRLIPSVVAVNPKSGERMVGQVARRQAITNPEGTIYSVKRFMGRKFNDPAVQRAQKHVPYRIAEAANGDVRVAMGGREYSPPEISAMVLQKLRADAEAYLGHPVSQAVITVPAYFNDAQRQATKDAGKIAGLDVQRIINEPTASALAYGLDKKGEGRIAVYDLGGGTFDISILDVGDGVFEVLSTNGDTFLGGDDFDQRIINWLADIFQTEHGIDLRQDRMALQRLKEAGEKAKIELSSVLQTEINLPYITADATGPKHLVITLSRAKLEQLTADLVERSIAPCRQALEDAGLKPAEIQDVVLVGGMTRMPAVQEAVRKFFGREPHKGVNPDEVVAVGAAIQAGVLGGQVKDILLLDVTPLTLAIETLGGVATPMIERNTTIPTKKTQFFTTAANGQTQVEIVVTQGERPLTKDNKKLGNFILAGIPPAPRGVPQIEVTFDIDANGILHVGARDKATGREQSIKITASSGLSDAEIQRMVREAEEHRADDEARRTLIEARNRADAVVFQTEKAVQEAGENLPAELRQEIETQIEQTRQAVAGEDAAAIENAANELLTVSQKIGQYLYTQAAAAPNTDETPPQEQGPAGDEDVSDAEYRSM from the coding sequence ATGACCACAACCATCGGAATCGACCTGGGCACTACCAACTCCGTCGTCGCCGTCTTCGAGGGCGGCGAGCCGGTCGTCATCACTTCCTCCGAGGGCAGCCGCCTGATCCCCTCGGTGGTGGCCGTCAATCCCAAGAGCGGCGAACGCATGGTGGGGCAGGTGGCGCGCCGCCAGGCCATCACCAATCCCGAAGGCACCATCTACTCGGTCAAACGCTTCATGGGCCGCAAGTTCAACGACCCGGCCGTGCAGCGGGCGCAAAAACACGTGCCCTATCGCATTGCCGAAGCAGCCAACGGCGATGTGCGGGTGGCGATGGGCGGTCGCGAATACTCACCGCCCGAGATCTCGGCCATGGTGCTGCAAAAACTGCGCGCCGACGCCGAAGCCTACCTGGGCCACCCCGTCAGCCAGGCCGTGATCACGGTGCCCGCCTATTTCAACGACGCCCAACGCCAGGCCACCAAAGACGCCGGTAAGATCGCCGGCCTGGATGTCCAGCGGATCATCAACGAGCCAACCGCTTCGGCCCTGGCCTATGGCCTGGACAAGAAGGGCGAAGGCAGGATCGCCGTCTATGACCTGGGCGGCGGCACCTTCGACATCTCTATCCTCGATGTCGGCGACGGCGTCTTCGAGGTGCTGAGCACCAACGGCGACACCTTCCTGGGCGGCGATGATTTCGACCAGCGCATCATCAACTGGCTGGCCGACATCTTCCAGACCGAGCACGGCATCGACTTGCGCCAGGATCGCATGGCCTTGCAGCGGCTGAAGGAAGCGGGTGAGAAGGCCAAGATCGAGCTTTCATCGGTGCTGCAAACCGAGATCAACCTGCCCTACATCACCGCCGACGCCACCGGCCCCAAACACCTGGTGATCACACTCAGCCGCGCCAAGCTGGAGCAACTGACCGCCGACCTGGTGGAGCGCAGCATCGCTCCCTGCCGCCAGGCGCTGGAAGACGCCGGGCTGAAACCGGCCGAGATCCAGGACGTGGTGCTGGTGGGCGGGATGACACGTATGCCGGCGGTGCAAGAGGCGGTGCGCAAGTTCTTCGGGCGCGAGCCGCACAAAGGCGTCAACCCGGATGAGGTTGTGGCGGTGGGCGCAGCCATCCAGGCGGGTGTGTTGGGCGGCCAGGTGAAGGACATCCTCCTGCTCGATGTCACCCCGCTCACCCTCGCCATCGAGACCCTGGGCGGCGTCGCCACGCCGATGATCGAGCGCAACACCACCATCCCCACCAAGAAGACCCAGTTCTTCACCACCGCCGCCAACGGCCAGACGCAGGTGGAGATTGTGGTCACACAGGGTGAGCGGCCGCTGACCAAAGACAACAAAAAACTGGGCAATTTCATCCTGGCCGGCATCCCCCCGGCCCCGCGCGGGGTGCCGCAGATCGAAGTCACCTTCGACATCGACGCCAACGGCATCCTCCATGTGGGCGCCAGGGACAAGGCCACCGGCCGCGAGCAGTCGATCAAGATCACGGCCAGTTCGGGTCTGAGCGACGCCGAGATCCAGCGCATGGTGCGCGAGGCCGAGGAGCATCGGGCCGATGACGAAGCCCGGCGCACGTTGATCGAGGCCCGAAACCGCGCCGACGCCGTGGTCTTCCAGACCGAGAAAGCCGTGCAGGAGGCCGGCGAGAACCTGCCGGCCGAGTTGCGCCAGGAGATCGAGACGCAGATCGAACAAACGCGCCAGGCCGTCGCCGGTGAAGACGCCGCCGCCATCGAGAACGCGGCCAACGAGTTGCTGACGGTCTCGCAGAAGATCGGCCAGTATCTTTACACGCAGGCTGCGGCAGCGCCCAACACCGATGAAACGCCACCCCAGGAGCAGGGGCCGGCCGGCGACGAAGATGTTTCCGACGCCGAGTACCGGTCGATGTGA
- a CDS encoding nucleotide exchange factor GrpE yields MNNDETLLSTDSTDLPNADAADRAEDEIIASLVAEVTEAKKAADAARDQLLRAQADLQNFRKRKERETEERVAQANARLLLELLPVVDDFERAFASVPTGETEAAWVKGFELILRKLQMVVEREGVTAIPAVGPFDPNLHEAISIEANPTVASGEIIAEIRRGYRLNDRILRPSQVRVAA; encoded by the coding sequence ATGAACAACGACGAGACCCTGCTCTCCACCGACTCCACCGACCTGCCCAACGCAGACGCCGCCGACCGGGCCGAGGACGAGATCATCGCCAGCCTGGTAGCCGAAGTGACCGAGGCCAAGAAGGCCGCCGACGCCGCCCGCGACCAACTGTTGCGCGCCCAGGCCGACTTGCAGAACTTTCGCAAGCGCAAGGAGCGCGAGACCGAAGAGCGCGTGGCCCAGGCCAACGCCCGCCTGCTGCTCGAACTACTCCCTGTCGTCGACGATTTCGAGCGCGCCTTCGCCAGCGTGCCCACCGGCGAAACCGAGGCCGCCTGGGTGAAGGGCTTCGAGTTGATCCTGCGCAAGTTGCAGATGGTCGTCGAGCGCGAAGGCGTCACCGCCATCCCCGCCGTTGGCCCGTTCGACCCCAACCTGCACGAAGCGATCAGCATCGAAGCCAACCCCACCGTCGCCAGCGGTGAGATCATCGCCGAAATCCGTCGCGGCTACCGACTCAACGACCGCATCCTGCGCCCCAGCCAGGTGCGCGTTGCGGCCTGA
- the hrcA gene encoding heat-inducible transcriptional repressor HrcA codes for MTDAPIPAADDLTARQSAILGLIVRQFVASAEPVGSRMLVEAYELGISPATVRNEMKALEDLGYLTHPHTSAGRVPTHKGYRYFVQNVLQESQLPTAIEHTIRHQFYQVQQELDQWVRLSASVLARTVQSAAITTRLRPTSALFKHIELISLQPRTVLMVLVQQGGVVRQQLIALEDPWSQAELSHLSASLNRRLASLDAARARQTESDTDPLARQIVDLVAEILTHEDDRSEQIYRDGLSNVLQAPEFIDQAEARRFLEIFEEPSPIEPIIQEARHLPGVQVIIGGEHPYHNLPDVSLVLSRYGQPSQGTGILGVIGPMRMPYGRTISTVRFMSNLMSSLVANLYGDEEGGDRATIDA; via the coding sequence ATGACCGACGCCCCCATCCCCGCCGCCGACGACCTCACCGCCCGCCAAAGCGCCATCCTGGGCCTGATCGTCCGCCAGTTCGTCGCTTCAGCCGAACCGGTGGGGTCGCGCATGCTGGTCGAGGCCTACGAACTGGGCATCTCGCCGGCCACCGTGCGCAACGAGATGAAGGCGCTGGAAGACCTGGGCTATCTCACCCACCCGCACACCTCGGCCGGCCGGGTGCCCACGCACAAAGGCTATCGCTATTTCGTCCAGAACGTCCTCCAGGAATCGCAACTGCCGACCGCTATCGAGCACACCATCCGCCACCAGTTCTATCAGGTGCAGCAGGAACTGGATCAGTGGGTGCGGTTGTCGGCCAGCGTCCTCGCCCGGACGGTGCAGAGCGCAGCCATCACCACCCGGCTGCGGCCCACCAGCGCCCTGTTCAAGCACATCGAACTGATCAGCCTGCAGCCGCGCACGGTGTTGATGGTCTTGGTGCAGCAAGGCGGCGTCGTGCGGCAGCAGCTGATTGCGCTCGAAGACCCCTGGTCGCAGGCCGAGCTTTCGCATCTCAGCGCCAGCCTCAACCGCCGCCTGGCCAGCCTGGACGCCGCCCGCGCCCGCCAGACCGAAAGCGACACCGACCCCCTGGCCCGGCAGATCGTCGATCTGGTGGCCGAAATCCTCACCCACGAAGACGACCGCAGCGAGCAGATCTACCGCGACGGGCTGAGCAACGTCCTGCAGGCGCCGGAATTCATCGACCAGGCCGAGGCGCGGCGCTTTTTGGAGATTTTCGAGGAGCCTTCGCCCATCGAGCCGATCATCCAGGAAGCCCGGCACTTGCCCGGTGTGCAGGTGATCATCGGTGGCGAACACCCCTACCACAACCTGCCCGATGTCAGCCTGGTGCTCTCGCGCTATGGCCAACCCAGCCAGGGCACCGGCATCCTCGGCGTCATCGGCCCCATGCGCATGCCCTACGGACGCACCATTTCCACTGTCCGCTTTATGTCAAATCTCATGAGCAGCCTGGTCGCCAACCTGTATGGCGACGAAGAAGGCGGCGACAGGGCCACCATCGACGCCTGA
- a CDS encoding pyridoxamine 5'-phosphate oxidase family protein, with the protein MPDFTIDDLNQIKRKPQRGSYERDVVYSIIDEALYCHVGFVQDDQPIVIPTIHARLDDALILHGAKASRMLKHLAAGQPVCVTITLLDGLVFARSVFNHSMNYRSVVVFGHGRLIEDADEKWRAVEALTEHIARGRWADSRQPTPKEMDATAVVSIAIERASAKIRTGPPGDDEADYALPVWAGVLPTGLHLDEPIPDPRLAADIVLPDYLRQYSR; encoded by the coding sequence ATGCCCGACTTTACCATCGACGACCTCAACCAGATCAAACGCAAACCACAGCGCGGCTCCTACGAGCGCGATGTCGTCTACAGCATCATCGACGAAGCCCTTTATTGTCATGTCGGCTTCGTCCAAGATGACCAACCTATCGTCATCCCCACCATCCACGCCCGCCTCGACGACGCCCTCATCCTGCACGGGGCCAAAGCCAGCCGCATGCTCAAGCACCTGGCTGCCGGGCAACCGGTTTGCGTGACCATCACCCTCCTGGACGGGCTGGTGTTCGCCCGCTCGGTCTTCAACCATTCCATGAACTACCGCTCGGTAGTCGTCTTTGGCCACGGCCGCCTGATCGAAGACGCGGACGAAAAATGGCGGGCGGTCGAGGCTTTGACCGAGCACATCGCCCGCGGCCGTTGGGCCGATTCCCGCCAACCGACGCCAAAAGAGATGGATGCCACCGCCGTCGTCAGCATCGCCATCGAACGCGCCTCGGCCAAAATCCGCACCGGCCCGCCCGGCGACGACGAGGCCGACTACGCCCTGCCGGTCTGGGCCGGTGTGCTCCCCACCGGCCTGCACCTGGACGAGCCGATCCCCGACCCCAGGCTGGCCGCCGACATCGTCTTGCCCGACTACCTGCGGCAGTACAGCCGCTGA
- a CDS encoding PQQ-dependent sugar dehydrogenase gives MSSRPTSHPSAPDRRRLRKATEAIASLLLALGLLAAFRLADAAGPTPPIPASAGPALTPTPTAQPLPAHIRIETWVAGTDVPIALVWGPDGRLYHTEKNLHLIQVRDASGALVDSIPIPLPAGDVKDLYGLALDPDFPAQPLFYVFYTHAAPLSNRVLRFRYADGVASDPFTLFSAPLPGDCLEHNGGKLAFGQDGALYISFGENCIDALAQDMTIPQGKILRISPTDGSALPDNPFYDGDGPNDDHIWALGVRNPFGLTIDPETGNVWESENGPGCGDEVNHIVAGANYGWPLSSPSYFECIDPGSPYLPPAWAWTPTIAPTGLNFYRGYQLWGWHGDLLMCAWRTGRLYRFSLDASRTRLATMAEYDIQPATCKLDVATGPDGSLYLSARDEKAIYRLTAAPLWLPLLLRE, from the coding sequence ATGTCCAGCCGTCCCACCTCGCACCCATCAGCGCCCGACCGCAGGCGCCTGCGCAAAGCCACGGAGGCAATCGCCTCTCTGCTGCTGGCGCTCGGTCTCCTCGCCGCTTTCCGCCTGGCGGACGCCGCCGGCCCAACACCACCCATTCCTGCCTCTGCTGGCCCGGCCCTGACGCCCACCCCCACCGCCCAGCCCCTGCCAGCGCACATCCGCATCGAAACCTGGGTGGCAGGAACCGACGTGCCCATCGCCCTGGTCTGGGGGCCGGATGGCCGCCTTTACCACACCGAGAAGAACCTGCACCTCATCCAGGTGCGCGACGCCAGCGGCGCTCTGGTCGATTCGATTCCCATCCCCCTGCCGGCAGGCGATGTCAAAGACCTCTACGGCCTCGCCCTTGACCCTGACTTCCCTGCCCAGCCGCTCTTCTACGTCTTCTACACCCACGCCGCCCCGCTGAGCAACCGCGTCCTGCGTTTCCGCTATGCCGATGGCGTCGCCAGCGACCCGTTCACCCTCTTCTCGGCCCCCCTGCCCGGCGACTGCCTGGAGCACAACGGCGGCAAGCTGGCCTTCGGTCAGGATGGCGCCCTCTACATCTCCTTTGGCGAGAACTGCATCGACGCCCTCGCCCAGGACATGACCATCCCCCAGGGCAAAATCCTGCGTATCAGCCCTACCGATGGCTCGGCCCTGCCCGACAACCCCTTCTATGATGGCGACGGCCCCAACGACGACCACATCTGGGCGCTGGGCGTGCGCAACCCCTTTGGCCTGACCATCGACCCGGAGACAGGCAACGTCTGGGAGAGCGAGAACGGCCCCGGCTGCGGCGACGAAGTCAACCACATCGTCGCCGGCGCCAACTACGGCTGGCCCCTCAGCAGCCCCAGCTACTTCGAGTGTATCGACCCCGGCTCGCCCTACCTGCCCCCGGCCTGGGCCTGGACCCCAACCATCGCCCCCACCGGCCTGAATTTCTATCGCGGCTACCAGCTGTGGGGCTGGCATGGCGACCTGCTGATGTGCGCCTGGCGCACAGGGCGGCTGTACCGCTTCAGCCTCGATGCTTCTCGCACGCGGCTGGCGACGATGGCCGAATACGACATCCAGCCGGCCACTTGCAAGCTGGATGTGGCCACCGGCCCGGACGGCAGCCTGTATCTCAGCGCCCGCGACGAAAAAGCCATCTACCGGCTGACGGCTGCGCCGCTCTGGCTGCCGCTGCTCTTACGTGAATGA
- a CDS encoding LysM domain-containing protein: MKKTILIGLIIALLLAMLPLSFTTASAEASTCKAWYVVKKGETLNQIADRYHVTVNAIVKANHIPNRNRIYPGQKLCIPGVPTPPPPTCTWVWVNGAWSWTCTGTPYWPPPPGPIPPPPVVPPGCSIAPILGFGQVWYNNPGVRAKLGCPKEAEKGITANDEQFEKGYVVQDVSNKRLFVIFGAGGWQQHPDTWQDGEAINNPWLIPPPGFHQPQYGIGKMWRQVDNMSQRLGWARRPQAAINATWQPYDGGMMLWSSTGGIFVLYNSGAWQQFK, translated from the coding sequence ATGAAGAAAACTATCCTGATTGGCCTTATCATCGCCTTGCTGTTGGCGATGCTGCCGCTTAGTTTCACCACGGCAAGCGCAGAGGCCAGTACGTGCAAAGCGTGGTATGTGGTCAAAAAGGGCGAAACGCTCAACCAGATCGCCGATCGTTACCATGTCACCGTCAACGCCATCGTCAAGGCCAACCACATCCCCAACCGCAACCGCATCTATCCGGGCCAGAAACTCTGCATCCCCGGCGTCCCCACCCCACCGCCGCCCACCTGCACCTGGGTCTGGGTCAACGGCGCCTGGTCGTGGACGTGCACCGGCACGCCCTACTGGCCGCCCCCGCCCGGCCCCATCCCGCCCCCGCCTGTCGTTCCCCCCGGCTGCTCCATCGCCCCCATCCTCGGCTTCGGCCAGGTCTGGTACAACAACCCTGGCGTGCGCGCCAAACTCGGTTGCCCCAAAGAGGCCGAGAAAGGCATCACAGCCAACGATGAGCAGTTCGAGAAGGGTTATGTCGTCCAGGATGTGAGCAACAAGCGTCTCTTTGTCATCTTTGGCGCCGGAGGGTGGCAACAGCACCCCGACACCTGGCAGGATGGCGAAGCGATCAACAACCCCTGGCTGATCCCGCCCCCAGGCTTCCACCAGCCCCAATACGGCATTGGCAAAATGTGGCGACAGGTGGACAACATGAGCCAGCGCCTGGGATGGGCGCGGCGACCGCAGGCCGCGATCAACGCCACCTGGCAGCCCTACGATGGCGGCATGATGCTGTGGTCCTCGACCGGCGGCATCTTCGTCCTCTACAACAGCGGCGCCTGGCAGCAATTCAAGTAG
- the lepB gene encoding signal peptidase I, which translates to MSASPFTPEQLVSEPDLLPLAAQPTLAPAAEPEPVAPSTPAAGHADAIWEILETLIIAGLLIVFFRAFIFQNYIVEGQSMLNTLLPGERVIVSRLSYILGDPQRGDVIVLQFPLDPERDFVKRIIGLPGETIAIDDGFVTIDGKPLPPETYVEFPSGTDMGPVQLAADEYFVMGDNRAGSSDSRSWGPLRDRDIIGKAWLVYFPFDQFGFVTHPDLEPQG; encoded by the coding sequence ATGTCAGCCAGTCCCTTCACCCCGGAACAGCTTGTGAGCGAACCCGACCTCCTACCCCTCGCCGCCCAACCCACCTTGGCCCCCGCCGCCGAACCGGAACCGGTTGCGCCATCCACACCGGCCGCCGGCCATGCCGACGCCATCTGGGAGATCTTGGAGACGTTGATCATCGCTGGCCTGTTGATCGTCTTCTTCAGGGCCTTCATTTTTCAGAACTACATCGTCGAAGGGCAGAGCATGCTGAACACCCTCCTGCCCGGCGAAAGAGTCATCGTCAGCCGCCTGAGCTACATCCTGGGCGACCCCCAGCGCGGGGATGTCATCGTCCTCCAATTCCCGCTCGACCCCGAACGGGATTTCGTCAAGCGCATCATCGGTTTGCCCGGCGAGACCATCGCCATCGACGATGGCTTTGTCACCATCGACGGCAAGCCCCTGCCGCCGGAAACCTACGTCGAATTCCCCAGCGGCACGGACATGGGGCCTGTGCAACTGGCCGCTGACGAATACTTCGTCATGGGTGACAACCGCGCCGGCTCCAGCGACTCGCGCAGCTGGGGCCCGCTCAGAGACCGCGACATCATCGGCAAAGCCTGGCTGGTCTACTTCCCCTTCGACCAATTCGGCTTCGTCACCCATCCCGACCTGGAACCGCAAGGATGA
- the rpiB gene encoding ribose 5-phosphate isomerase B, translated as MTPTEADVRALVGQVLARLEETDLLAGPAAPARPTVAIASDHGGFALKEQLKPYLIELGYEALDLGTNSSESVDYPDFAFAVASAVAQGRCQVGIVIDGAGIGSCMVANKVPGVRASLCYDVSSASNAREHNHANVLTLGAGLVGPNLARQIVKTWLQTPWGEGRHAKRVEKITAIERRFTRP; from the coding sequence ATGACGCCCACCGAAGCCGACGTCCGCGCCCTGGTAGGCCAGGTTCTGGCCAGGCTTGAGGAAACCGACCTCCTCGCTGGCCCGGCCGCCCCGGCGCGACCCACCGTGGCCATCGCCTCTGACCACGGCGGCTTCGCCCTCAAAGAGCAGCTCAAACCCTACCTGATCGAGCTTGGCTACGAGGCGCTCGACCTGGGCACGAACAGCAGCGAAAGCGTCGACTACCCAGATTTCGCCTTTGCCGTCGCCAGCGCCGTCGCCCAGGGCCGCTGCCAGGTCGGCATCGTCATCGACGGCGCCGGCATCGGCTCGTGCATGGTTGCCAACAAAGTGCCGGGCGTGCGCGCCAGCCTGTGCTACGATGTCAGCAGCGCCAGCAACGCCCGCGAACACAACCATGCCAACGTCCTCACCCTGGGGGCGGGGCTGGTCGGCCCCAACCTGGCCCGGCAGATCGTCAAAACCTGGCTGCAGACGCCCTGGGGCGAGGGCCGGCACGCCAAGCGGGTCGAGAAGATCACCGCCATCGAACGGCGATTCACGCGTCCATGA
- the deoC gene encoding deoxyribose-phosphate aldolase, whose product MAAMIDHTLLKPDATEDQVRQLCAEARQFSFASVCVNPTWVPLCADLLHGAAPVVCTVVGFPLGATLPEVKAYETERAVMEGACEIDMVINIGALKSRRHTHVLRDIAGVVRAARSGGALVKVIIETALLTDEEKVEACALSQAAGADFVKTSTGFASGGATVADIALMRRVVSPEMGVKASGGIRSADDVTAMIQAGATRIGASAGVKILQQVSGKAA is encoded by the coding sequence ATGGCGGCCATGATCGACCACACCCTGCTCAAACCGGATGCCACCGAAGACCAGGTGCGCCAACTTTGCGCTGAGGCCCGCCAGTTCAGCTTCGCTTCGGTCTGTGTCAACCCCACCTGGGTGCCGCTCTGCGCCGACCTGTTGCACGGGGCGGCGCCGGTGGTGTGTACGGTGGTCGGCTTCCCCCTGGGCGCCACCCTGCCGGAGGTGAAAGCCTATGAGACCGAACGGGCGGTGATGGAAGGCGCCTGCGAGATCGACATGGTGATCAACATCGGCGCGCTCAAAAGCCGCCGCCACACCCATGTCCTGCGCGACATCGCCGGTGTGGTGCGGGCTGCCCGCAGCGGCGGCGCCCTGGTCAAAGTCATCATCGAGACCGCCCTCCTGACCGACGAAGAGAAGGTGGAGGCGTGCGCGCTCAGCCAGGCGGCCGGGGCTGATTTCGTCAAGACCAGCACCGGCTTTGCCAGCGGCGGGGCCACCGTGGCCGATATTGCCCTCATGCGGCGGGTGGTCAGCCCGGAGATGGGGGTCAAGGCATCGGGCGGCATCCGCAGCGCCGACGATGTCACGGCCATGATCCAGGCTGGGGCCACGCGCATCGGCGCCAGCGCCGGCGTCAAGATCCTGCAACAGGTAAGCGGCAAGGCGGCGTAG
- a CDS encoding inorganic diphosphatase, whose product MQNLWRELRTGPDAPDVVYAIVEIPKGSRNKYEYNKEHGVIKLDRVLYSSVSYPGDYGLMPQTFWEDGDPFDILVMVSEPTYPGCIIEARPIGIFKMDDKGKSDDKILAVPLRDPRYAGFQDLKDVPAHFLLEIEHFFSVYKALEEGGRVHPKGWEDAAAAKESIRHSMQLYRDRFSLGGL is encoded by the coding sequence ATGCAAAACCTCTGGCGCGAACTGCGCACCGGCCCCGACGCCCCCGACGTCGTCTATGCGATTGTCGAAATCCCCAAAGGCTCACGCAACAAATACGAGTACAACAAGGAACACGGTGTGATCAAACTCGACCGTGTGCTGTACTCCTCCGTCTCCTACCCCGGCGACTACGGCCTGATGCCGCAGACCTTCTGGGAAGACGGCGACCCCTTCGACATCCTGGTGATGGTCAGCGAGCCGACCTATCCTGGCTGCATCATCGAAGCCCGGCCCATCGGCATCTTCAAGATGGACGACAAGGGCAAATCGGATGACAAAATCCTGGCCGTGCCCCTGCGCGACCCTCGCTATGCCGGCTTTCAGGATCTGAAGGATGTGCCCGCCCACTTCCTGCTCGAGATCGAACACTTCTTCAGCGTCTACAAGGCGTTGGAGGAGGGCGGCCGGGTGCATCCGAAAGGCTGGGAGGACGCGGCGGCGGCCAAAGAATCCATCCGCCACTCGATGCAACTTTATCGCGACCGCTTCTCGTTGGGGGGACTCTAA
- a CDS encoding MBL fold metallo-hydrolase has translation MQLVVPDLYWIDLGAVNAYLWTGAGGPSLIDTGMPGSVDKLLAELKSLGIAPTDLRRILITHADLDHIGGLRRLQAESAARVCCHAVEAELVRGLRAKPVSPTLPGYLTRPIFLLVDRIYKPGAAQVEELVIEGHVTPEGFTVLHTPGHSPGHMALLHKEHGILIAGDALNNRKARLGGPPPIATPRLGAAYESIAKLGKLSYEIACFGHGPPIVGGASAAVAAFASRA, from the coding sequence GTGCAACTGGTCGTCCCCGATCTGTACTGGATCGACCTGGGCGCGGTCAACGCCTACCTGTGGACGGGCGCCGGCGGGCCGTCGCTGATCGACACCGGCATGCCTGGCTCGGTCGATAAGCTGTTGGCCGAGCTAAAGAGCCTGGGCATCGCGCCCACCGACCTCCGCCGCATCCTGATCACCCACGCCGACCTCGACCACATTGGCGGCCTGCGCCGGCTGCAAGCCGAAAGCGCGGCGCGGGTGTGTTGCCATGCGGTCGAAGCAGAACTTGTGCGCGGTCTCAGGGCCAAACCGGTCAGCCCCACGCTGCCAGGCTATCTCACGCGGCCCATCTTCTTGCTGGTCGACCGCATCTACAAGCCCGGCGCGGCCCAGGTCGAGGAGTTGGTGATCGAAGGCCATGTCACGCCCGAAGGTTTTACCGTCCTCCATACACCCGGCCATTCCCCCGGCCACATGGCGCTGCTGCACAAAGAGCACGGGATTCTGATCGCGGGCGATGCCCTCAACAACCGCAAAGCCAGGTTGGGCGGCCCCCCACCCATCGCCACCCCCAGGCTGGGCGCGGCCTACGAAAGCATCGCCAAACTGGGCAAACTGAGCTACGAAATCGCCTGCTTCGGCCACGGCCCCCCCATCGTGGGCGGGGCCAGCGCAGCCGTAGCAGCGTTCGCCAGCCGCGCCTGA